AGTctaaaaaacacacatacacacttatgaCCTGTTCAAGTctaaaaaacacacatacacacttatgaCCTGTTCAAGTCTAAAAAACACTCATACACACTTATGACCTGTTCAAGTctaaaaaacacacatacacacttatgaCCTGTTCAAgtgtaaaacacacacatacacacttatgaCCTGTTCAAGTCTaaaaaacacacatatacacttaTGACCTGTTcaactgtaaaacacacacacacatacttatgaCCTGTTCAagtgttaaacacacacacgcatacttaTGACCTGTTcaactgtaaaacacacacacgcatacttaTGACCTGTTCAagtgttaaacacacacacgtatacttATGACCTGTTcaactgtaaaacacacacacacatacttatgaCCTGTTCAagtgttaaacacacacacgcatacttaTGACCTGTTCAagtgttaaacacacacacgcatacttaTGACCTGTTcaactgtaaaacacacacacacatacttatgaCCTGTTCAagtgttaaacacacacacgcatacttaTGACCTGTTcaactgtaaaacacacacacacatacttatgaCCTGTTcaactgtaaaacacacacacacatacttatgaCCTGTTCAagtgttaaacacacacacacttgtgaccGGTTCaagtctaaaacacacacacttatgacCTGTTCAAGTCTAAAACAGCTCTCCAAATGCTTTAAATATGTATGACAAATATTTGACATTTTCCATTGATTTATTTGAGTTATGAAGCTTTACTATTTGAACTCCAACAACACATTTGAGTAGTAACCAATGTTCCCTCTGAGCCGAGTTTCCCCGTTAGTTAACTCTATCGACGTTTCCCTTCACTGTGGGAATAGTGATCGAATCAGAGCAGCCATTATTAGCCACTTTCAAcacaacataccgaaacaaaacaaactgtgcAAGAGACTGTGTCGTACGCAGAGCGCGTCAGATTTCAATTGCACTGACAGGCACGTGTCACGATCGTCGAAATAACtttcggaccaaggcgcagcgtgatatgggtACATCTTTTTATTCGCGAAACGCACAAAACAATTTTAAAAAGCAAACGATACGTGAAGCTAtgaagtgctcacaggcaactacacataaacaagatcccacaaaacacagtggggaaatggctgcctaaatatgatccccaatcagagacaacgataaacagctgcctctgattgggaaccataccagggcaacatagaaataaaacgacctagattacccaccctagtcacaccccaccctaaccaaaatagagagtAAAAagtctctctatggtcagggcgtgacagcacgACTCTACACAGTCCGGTACTCTACACAGTCCAGTACTCTACACAGTCCAGTACTCTACACAGTCCAGTACTCTACACAGTCCGgtgcgccataaccaatcagagcttcAAGAGGCCTATATACAAATAGACCATTTTCAAATATGGTtttgtgccattcactttgaccTGGACTGTTTTACAGCATGAGCAGCTGTGATCGttatgcgcttgttttgagatcaaagccagagctgcatgtagccacgtgagcacatttgttcacattcttcgctagttagtgagttgttagcccagttatagatcatttgtagtcagcaacgTGGCAGTGATTGCTTCCTTCAAGAGAacaaaacgtgtacatttctTGGCATGTTTGAACGCCAGTCGGGTAAAgagcttttttatggcagtttttttattttcagacggtcttgaataagctaagtagccaataggcagagggtagcatcctttgtctgattctctgtgatAATGGTATGGAAATAATCATTCATTTTATTTTggaaagtggtttcttgcatcaaacaacaaatTGTTCAggataaacaggttcatgtcaagccctgcatgtgtTTTTCAAacgtctcatggaatgtaggccgacattgaacaccacacattggctgctactgtaggctgaatgatagaacagccaTTTCCATGTTTAAATGTAATGTGATACATATTCTCCCTATTTGTTTATGTTAGGCCACTCTGGTAgtcctacattatgatcaaatagccacagtggTCACTCAGCCACCTggtcactgttaaaactgtaacgtaaagcgggtacagcctcagtgttcacagtaaacgctcagcctcagtgttcacagtaaacccTCAGCCTCAGTGTCCCACTAAACactcagcctcagtgttcacagtaaacgctcagcctcagtgttcacactAAACgctcagcctcagtgttcacagtaaacgctcaGCCTCAGTGTTCCCACTAAACgctcagcctcagtgttcacagtaaatgctcagcctcagtgttcacagtaaacgctcagcctcagtgttcacagtaaacgctcaGCCTCAGTGTCCCACTAAACactcagcctcagtgttcacagtaaacgctcagcctcagtgttcacagtaaacgctcagcctcagtgttcacagtaaacgctcagcctcagtgttcacagtaaacgctcgctgaaagttgcacagaattttcacaacgttcaagtttgcgctcagcagacctgaaattctCTCACTGCCGGAAAAAAGTGAGAGGGAACATTGGGCTCTTAATGAGAAACATGTTGTTTGTTCTGAATCTATGGCCCCTGCAGCTTCCCCACTACTGACAGCCACCTGAATGAGGTTAACATGGGAGTGAAGATCAATAACATCGACCCTGACAATGACACAGAAACATGGAATGAAGGGTCGCATTGTTGTCGCATGTCTCTCgttcgctctttctctcttccccctctctctctctctatttcactctcacccctccctctttcactctcacccctctctctatctttcactctcacccctccctctttttctcttccccctctctctctctctttcactctcacccctccctctctttcactctcacccccttctctctctctctctctctttgtctcatccctctctctctctctctctctctctctcaaccttacCCGCTAAAATATATACATTCAAATCTAGGCATAACCACGCTCTCTcgtctctttcttctctcctctccctcctatagAAACTTGAACACACCTGGTAAAATATCCTTTTAAATAGATAAAGGAACACACAAAGGATAGCAACTCGTCATCTCTCTGAGGGTGTGGTGGAGGAGGCAGGTGCTCTTTGGAAACAGGTATACAAATCCAGTTTGTTCAAGATAACTaaacacatgctctctctctcttctctcttctctcctctttctctctcttctctcctctttctctctcttctctcctctttctctcccttctctcctctctctcccttctctctctcccttctctcttctctctctcccttctctcctctttctcctctcctctttctctctcttctcttctctttctctcccttctctctctcccttctctctctcccttctctcttctctcttctctctctcccttctctcctctttctcctctcctctttctctcccttctctcccttctctcctctctctctctcccttctctcctctctctctctcccttctctcctctctctctcccttctctcctctctctctcccttctctcctctctctctcccttctctcctctctctctcccttctctcctctctctctctcttctctctcttctctctctcccttctctcctctctctctcctctttctcccttatctcctctctctctcccttctctcctctctctctcccttctgtcctctctctctctcccttctctcctctctctctcccttctctcctctctctctcccttctctcctctctctctctcttctctcctctctctctcccttttcctctctctctcctctctcccttctctcctctctcctctctctctctcccttctctcccttctctcccttctctcctctctctctcgtctctcctcttttctctccctcttctagaAACTTGAAGAGGCGGACCGTAAGAGCCGTAACCAGCTGGACAGTCTGGAGAGGGAGCAGAGGCACCTCCAGCGCCAGTTGGACCTGCTGCAGGGGGGCACCGGGGCCGGGGTAGGAGGCACTGGGccgggggagggagaaaggataCGCATGGACAGCGTGGGCTCCACCCTCTGCTCCTCCGAGCACTCGGACTCAGACCAAGGTGAGCGACCGTGACCGCCGAAAGGGATCTTTGTCAGATTCCAGTCTTTATTTCATTGTATCACACACATAAGCACATCAGTTAAAGAGATGTGGACTTTGTACACTTGTACCCTATTCTTAGGATAACCAGAAAGCTAGATTCTGTGTGGAAACAAACCAAACTTCTCAGTTTAGTAGTGTTCCTGTTTAGTTCCAAGGAGCTCTTGTTTCAAGTGTGTTATTCCAACGTTCTGCTcttctcttactccctctctctctctctctctctctctctctctcctccttctcccaccTCCCTCGCCCTCTACAGAGGAGATTGAGGTGGACGTGGAGTCTACAGAGTTCTCGGAGCACGGGGAACTGGACTCGGTTTCTACGGCCTCCACCAGCGATCTAGACGACCACAGCAGCCTTCAGAGTCTAGCCAGCGACGAGGGCTACTCCAGCTGCAGCATCCTCAAACTCTCCTCAGCCTTCTCCGGATCCTCCTCATAGGAGATGGCTGTTGGGTGTAGACTCCTCCCCCCCGGCTCCAATCTGCAACCTCGGGGGGCTAAATCAACATCCAAAGACCAACCACCTGAACCTGTCCAGCGACGAAGGTTACGAGGGCAGACGTTAATCCAGCGTCCTCGTCAAACTCAGCGCCTTCTCTGACTGGCCGATTAGAGTTGTCTCCAATCCCAGCTCCAACCTGCAAAAAACCTTGGCCTCCCACCTCCATCCACCACCCCTGTTGTGTGTCGTCATGTCACCCATCTACATGTATCATCGCCGACTACACCATCGCCATGGCATCCCTCAAGTGGCGCCCTGACATCCTTCTAACTTCCTGTCTGTAACCCCTCGCCATCGCACCATCCGTCGCTCTGCTCCAACTCGCTGCTGATCCTCAAcccccagtccccccccccccccccccccctccgtccCAAGCAGAAGGTCCAACCCCCCGTATCGTCCCGATAACGGGTACATGAAGAACAGAGATCGATCCAAACACAGAACCAACCTTTATTTTGAGAATCTGAATAAGAGCAATGGTTAGAGATTAGATTTTGACTTGGGTGGTTTTATGAATGATTGAAACTGAAGATGAAAAAGGATGTATTTTTATATGCTGGGATCAGCATTATCTTGGTTTTATTGCAGACATACCTGTAATCGAAGGGAATTAGAcccccctttttttttaaatcaaacaaTTGATTAAGTTATTTTAGaatcaaacaaaaaaaaacaaccccATATTTTAGCATCAGAAATGCACTTACATGTCTAATATATATTAGAATATTTTCTGTAGAGTTTTCAGAGTTTCTAAACCTTGTTTGGTTCTATGTGTTTGAGTGTTTGCTCTGGTCTTGTGTCTGCAGTCAAGGCAATGTTCTGCTGGACTTAAAAACCAATTTGGGAACAAGTGGTAATTTGGACACAGACTCTGTGGAATGTCAAGAAGTCTACTTGTCATATCAACACATTTtggccctttttttttttttttttttttttttttttacctttatttaaccaggcaagtcagttaagaacaaattcttattttcaatgacggcctgggaacagtgggttaactgcctgttcaggggcagaacgacagatttgtaccttgtcagctcgggggtttgaactcgcaaccttccggttactagtccaacgctctaaccactaggctaccctgccgccccttgatCGACGTTcctatttattttacatttcttGTCTTTGTGGGTTTTTTTAACCACTGTGCAACCACAGCACTGCATCCAACAGACACTTGAAATGGTGCTACCTGAAACAGCAACAACAAACCCATCCACAACGCAGCTCAAACGCTTGTACAACCAACGATCCTTGTCTGCCGTGTCATACAGGACGTTTCCATCCAAACGAATGGAGGAGAAACAAAAACATGGATCATATGCATTCCCATGGAACGTGGGCGGTGCTCCGTGTGGAAATCAATCTTCAAATGTGTTTTTACAACAACGCAGCTACCACAACAAGCTGTCCTGCACCTGCCTACCTTATAGCTGTCTATAGAAACACATCGGCACAATCTAAAAAGAAGGAATAGCAAGGAACTTTGGACTATAGAGACAACATCCATCCTTTCTCTCTATCCAGCAGTAACAAGCAATAACCATTTctagtatttaaaaaaatattatttaaaaaaagattCGACCATTTTGACCtcctgttttttccccctctcttttccaaGGCAACAGACCTGTGGCCGTCCAAAAAAAAAGCTCTTTCAActtgctttgtttttttgtacataatTAAATAGCTTAATAAATTAACGATGAAAAAAggagtgtaaaaaaaaataagttaGAAAACTTGTGTATAGAAAAAACCTATTGCCTCTGTTGCTgtttttgaccttgtgtttttgtgcattttAAATGATATTTTTGAAAAGATGTATTCTACTTCTCTCAGAGTGTGACTGGCAAGCGGTCAGTCAGTCGTCCACGTGGCATGAATTGGACAGTATTGCTTTGTTCATTTTGCTGGTTGAAACGTTCAAAGGTTACCATTCTGTAGCTGTCCCCCATCAACCCCAAGAGAAGTTCCACTTCATAGTACTTAACTTAAAGTTCAAGACACGACAACAAGAGAACAACAACTATATGGCTGTAATACAAAATGGCCGCCTCCCCAGGACATCTTCTGTTCATAAATACAGAGTTTGTGTGGCACTCTTATTTATTCAAATTAGTTTGtttcatacttttattttgaaaactccTATATGGCATTCCACTGGTGGTATCTCGTGAGCTGTGGTGGAACTCGAGTCTGAAGTGACAGCACCAAGGTGTATGAGGATGTcattgactgtgtgtgtacatCCGTAGCCCTTGTTACTGAAGCCCAACTTGCACTTTGAAAAGTCTTGTTATCCACGGGtattcacatatctcttcatatGAAAGAACAATCCCACCCTGACCCTTGAGTTTTTGAAGTTTATATATTTATTAGCCTATTTCTCCATCCCTCACAGAACCAACGCAGAatggaaaaaaatgaaaaaagttAACTTATTTAGTTTCTGTCTTATCATATTACTCTCcctatttttttatgattttaTCCCATATTTTAAGATTTAATTTTTTAAAGTGAAACAATTGTTgtttcctaaatggcaccctattccctacatagtgcactacttttgaccagactctgtcaaaagtagagcactaagtagggaatagggtgccatttgggaaacagacCATGGTGAATCGTAGTGAAGTCAGTCAGGATACCAGGCTAATGTTGTTTTGTTAGACGGACACTTGAAATGTAATCAGCCCCCAAGCTGCTCCCAGTACTGAGCCTTGCCTCTCATGCATCCACGGTCGAGTTCCAAACTGACCCCAGGCTGTATGGTCATCTTCTCCTTCTCTGATAGGCTGGTTGGAGTTTTTGTCCTAACAGTTTACACCTATCCAATAATCCTAGAATTTGCTAGGAGGGGATGGGGGTGTAGGGTCAAGGGGTTGATTTTGGACTCACAATAGCCAAGTCTAATGGGCAAATACTGAGCCAGCTACTATACAAAATGGGGGCTAACTAACTAACTCCACACTCTAGTAGGAAGACAAGTAGTAGTCTTTACtagattatgttttagtcaacaAAATGTGTCTTACATTTACAAAAAGCCTCAGATGAATATTATTGAGAACAAAAACCTATGGTTTCAACGAAGGACATCATTCAAGGTGTAAAGTTAGAGTGTAATCTTGAGGGATTTCATGATCTCCTCAAATTTGGATGGTTCACTGACGATGGTGCTTTCTCGACAGAAACAAATAAGCCAAACGACCTCAGAACACCAACAGTGTCCTCTTCTCTTTCACAGGGGGCAGATTACTTCACTCTCCTTCATTTACACTTTTATCTTCTAGCGCTTTTTGTTTGTCGTTTTCTGAACCTGCACTATGAGAAAAAAGGGCCCATATTTAATGAAAAACTGTGTTTTTCCCCCAATACCCTCTCTcttttgtgtgtgttgtctggtgtCCTTAGTGCGGCCATATAAGTGATACCTGCTTTTGGCTGTGTATGGCTAGCAGTATGTTGTTATATCCAGATTTGGGGTCTATTCTAACTCAGTTCCAATCTGTTGAGTTCAAGATGGGAATTTCTTACCTGGTATCCAAACTGAATTCACATTCCATTTTGCAGATGGAATTTAGATGGAATTGACCTCCACCCTGAATAATGTCACTCCAGTGTACTAGGTATTGGTCTTATAGACAATGACTCGAAGGGGGGGAACGAATAGCCTGggacccagatctgtttgtgctgtctttccAACTCCTGTGGTCATTCTggtcaagacagcacaaacagatctgggaaccaGGTTAAGGCAGAATGAATGGGTAAAAGTAGATACAACTATTCCCACCTCCAAACAGGACAGACCTAGCCTGGGTTAAACTAGGCTGAATGCTGTGATACGAGTTAGCGTagcattcagtctggtttaaccaggctataggAGAGACTATAGTCCCCTTGTTGTTCAGATGAACTCTGTGGCCATCAATCCTTTGTAGAACATACTctctgatgatgatgattctCGCTGTGTAAGTTTGAAAATGCAATACTTACAATAAAACACCAAGATTTTCAAACCGGAACTTGTTGACTTTGTCTACTATCTATATTGTTATTTCCAAGATAGTTTTTAATCCATTCTTCGTTCATTTTGAGGAAGTCAGACACTTCTTGTCGGTTGGGTTCCTGTCAGTCAGCGATGCACTGAGTGTAcgaaacattatgaacacctgctctttctatgtcatagactgaccaggtgaatccaggtgaaagctatgatcccttattgatgtcacttgttaaatccacttcaatcagtaggggaggagacaagttagagacacatttttaagccttgagacagttgagacatggattgtgtgtgtgtgtgtgtgtgtgtgtgccattcagagggtgaatgggcaagacaaaatatttaaatgcctttgaatgtcaagaacagcaacactgctgagtttttcacgctcaacagtttcctgtgtgtatcaagaattgtccacccaccacccaaaggacaactagccaacttgacacaactgtgggaagcattggagtcaacatggaccagcatccctgtggaaagcattcgacaccttgtagagttcatgccccgacgaattgaggctgttctgagggcaaaagggggtgcaactcaatattaggaaggtgttcttaatgttttgtacactcagtgtatcttAAAGGGTGAACTGGGTAAACAAGACCCTGTGCAGATTACAGAATCTTAGTTTATATATTGTATGTACATATCATATGCAGACTTTTGCCAGGCACCGTAAAGATCTGATAAACCTCTGCAGAAATGCACAGACTGGAACGAGCCCAAGTAGGTGTCTCAAAGTTAACTGTAGATACACTatatagctatatatatatagctatatatatatatatataaatatatatataatgtttggggtcacttagaaatgtcctggtttttgaaagaaaagcacatttttttgtccatgaaaataacatcaaattgatcagaaatacagtgtagacattgttaatgttgtaaatgactattgtagctggaaacggctgattttttaatggaatatctacgtaggtgtacagaggcccattatcagcaaccatcactcctgtgttccaatggcacattgtgtaaGGTAATCCAAGATGAtaattttaaaagtctaattgatcattggaaaacccctttgcaattatgttagcacagctgaaaactgttgttctgattaaagaagcaattaaactgtcctttagactagttgagtatctggagcatcagcatttggggGTTTGATtagaggctcaaaatggccagaaacaaacaactttcttctgaaactcgtcagtctattcttgttctgagaaatgaagggtattccatgtgagaaattgccaaaaaactgaagatctcatacaaacctgtgtattactcccttcacagaacagcgcagattggctctaaccagaatagaaagaggaatgggaggccccggtgcacaactgagcaagaaaacatgtacattagagtatctagttttagaaacaagtcctcaactagcagcttcattaaatagtacccgcaaaacaccagtctcaacgtcaacagtgaagaggcgactccggcatgctggccttctaggtagagttgcaaagaaaaagccatatctcagactggccaacaaaaataaaagattaagatgggcaaaagaacacagacactggacagaggaagattggaataaagtgttatggacagactaatctaaggttgaggtgttcggatcacaaagaagaacattcgtgagacacaGAAAAAAATTAAAAGATGCTGAAGGAGTGCTTGAAGCCATCTGTCAATCATGGTGGAGGCAATGGGATGGTCTGGGGGtgttttggtggtggtaaagtgggagatttgtacagggtaaaagggatcttgaagaaggaaggctatcactccattttgcaacaccaTGTCATACCCTGTGGGCGGTGCTTAATTGGAGActatttcctcctacaacaggacaatgacctaaagtACAGCACCAAACTATgcagggaagaagcagtcagctggtattctgtctataagggagtggccagcacagtttttttatttattttacctttatttaaccaggcaagtcagttaagaacaaattcttattttcaatgacggcctgggaacagtgggttaactgcctgttcaggggcagaacgacagacgaCCTTGtgagctcgggggtttgaactcgcaaccttccggttactagtccaacgctctaaccactaggctaccctgccgccccggatcaccggatctcaaccctattgagctgttgtgggagcagtttgaccataagaagtgcccatcaagccaatccaacttgtgggaggtccTTCAGGAAGtctggggtgaaatctcttcagattatctcagtaaattgacaactagaatgccaaaggtctgcaaggctgcaACTGCTGCAAATGTAGGATTATTTGACGATAGCAAAGTTTAAGGACATAATCAttatttcaatttaaattatttataaccttgtcgaAGTCTTGACTATATTTAtatttgcaactcatttcatgtatgttttcatggaaaacaaggacatttctaagtgaccaaacttttgaacagtagtgtatatttaaaagtatgtggacaccccttcaaattagtggattcggctatttcagccacacccgttgctaataggtgtataaaattgagcacacagtcatgcaatatccatagacaaatattgtcagtagaatggccttactgaagagctaatttaatttcaacgtggcaccgtcatgtgatgccacctttccaacaagtcattttggc
This sequence is a window from Oncorhynchus mykiss isolate Arlee chromosome 13, USDA_OmykA_1.1, whole genome shotgun sequence. Protein-coding genes within it:
- the mxi1 gene encoding max-interacting protein 1 isoform X2, which gives rise to MTAVQLMNIQRLLEAAEYLDRREKECEHGYASTFPSSIQNTNYQRQNKCRNKKFHNNHNRSTHNELEKNRRAHLRLCLERLKALIPLGKDCNRHTTLGLLNKAKSHIKKLEEADRKSRNQLDSLEREQRHLQRQLDLLQGGTGAGVGGTGPGEGERIRMDSVGSTLCSSEHSDSDQEEIEVDVESTEFSEHGELDSVSTASTSDLDDHSSLQSLASDEGYSSCSILKLSSAFSGSSS